The window ttggaggccttggaggtggctttggaggccttggaggcggctttggaggccttggaggctttgggggttccggccgccttgggggcttcgggggctctgggggctttgggagctgtggttcCAGGGGCCTGGGCCTTGGCCGCCGCTACCTCGGCGGCAGCTGCGGACCCTGCTAAGCCCCACACTTGGCACGGCCACACACCAAGCACGGCTCCCGAAATCCACCGGCACCTCccgagccctggcacccagcaaggCCTCACTCCCGCATGAGTGACAGCGCAGCTGAGTGCCgggtgcctcctcctgcggcaGAAGTGGTGCTCGTTGCTGCTCTACACCTCTGCACGGAGAGCGTGGCCTCGCCGTGGCCaggaccctgctcttccccacgtgcctcctcccttgggagctgcaataaAAGCTATGTTGCATCGCAATGTTGGCGCCTGgtggtccttcctccttccccacctgcccgcagccccagcccagactccTTTGGGCTCTCCCAGCTCGCACAGCATCAcgcctggggcctgggggcaccTTGCTTGGTGCATCATAACTGCCGCTCGCCCTGTAGCTGGGCCACGGAGAGCACATCTCGTGAGCTGCCCCCCGTCACCCAGCAGCACTGAACCGCCCGCTGTGTTTCTAAGTCCCACTTTGCACGCGCCAAAGGGTTGTGGGCATTGTGCAGAAgctcttggaaatgccctgcacagCCAGCACGGGTGTTTGTTCCTGCCCTTCATGGGCTGGTAAAGAGTCCCCCTCagaggtcaggggaaatggggaaAGCATCTTTGCctgcttggggctgctgctgagcaccagccgtcctgctctgcctgcacgGGTGTCGGAGGCTTGCAGAAGGGTTACCGAGACATATCCACGTCTCCCCAGATTCCCTTCCGGTTGGGGAATTTGGGCTTTGAGGGATCCTGCTTCCTCTCAACGACCCTGGAAAGCACAGGGGCATCCCGTGTCGCAAAAGCAGTGATGCACTTCgctcctaagagggaagcagcactacgtttattgcagtaagacagcgacttaacaaagttcaatcgtaaataagaacgatgtaatgaggttcgattggcaaggttcactcagttatttactgcgtgaaggacagggtcagatgcgtgtgcaacggagaccccgccgttgagtcacgaggttcagactggacccccttgctttctaaactccttcggagaggagccaaggtgcggctgaatccagccctagtctcagacttggtcagcggtttatgtctaagggattatgtgtgcaattagtcagagatataactcagcaaagtttcgtgaagttcgcaaaagttcagcatgctgttaatcactttgcgaggatctgtcgcgggtaaggaatctctcaacctcgaggggtatccttgagaggtgtccctgctcaaggggaggttctgcagtgcagcccgctgcgaagcaggagagctcaaggggctctgggctgccccctatttatgggggggagatgattgactcatagtcatatttgcatactagacgggccttagctggcgcatgctcaaccagcccctacatacgtgctgtttacagggaggtcaggttgagggggagagagcacatcagtgttgggggggggggggaaaggagcacaccgtcacatccCGTCACCTGCGAGGGCAGAAACTCTGAGCAAGAGGTTGACGTGAATATGGCCCGGAGGGCCCTTCCTTCCTCAATGCTCTTAGCATCATGCAATGCTAGTGCTGCATGGTGCCTTGCACAGAGACGGTGGCTACCAGGGGAAGAGTCAAAGGAGCAGGGCAGCACATTGGTGCCTGTTGGGGAGTTCATGAAAAATGCTTCATGCACGAttgtgaagagagagaaagggcaaaaaggAGCCAAATGGCAAAGCCAGGCATGGCTCTATTCCACATGCGCCCATCCCGCTCCTGCGCCCGAGCTGAAGTTCTCCTGTATCCTTTTTCCCTTTGGGAGGTTtcctttccaggtgtcctgccccagcagagccatgtccccagggCTGGAGTTGGGCACTACAGGGGAAATGCAGGGAAGAGCTTCTGCTGGAGCGGTGGGGCAAAAGATGAGCTCAAGGGAGATCTTGGatcagcagaaggaggaggaggaaggaagctgaaGGAGCTTGAGGAAAGGTTGGTGGTGTGTGGCGGTGGTTGGGCACCCTCTCCCCTACGGAGCCATTTCCTCAGCAGAGGTTCTGCCTGGGGCCTTTGGCCTTGGGGTGGCTCTGGCTGGGTGCACCAGCCCCGTGGCCCTGGGGGTGGACGCagcccatgggaacaggggtgaaagGGCACCAAGTGGCCTGTGGTGCCCAATACCTCTCCTTGGGCTTGGTGTGGGGGAGCCCaagctgggaagaaaagggggagagaaaagagtgAAAAGGCATTGCAGAAGGAGCCACATGCGTCCTGCGCTGTGGGCGACCGTCCCGTGGAGGGACGTGCTGCAGAAGGGGCATCCGGGGGGCGCGAGGCAGCTCCCACAGGTTGCCCTAACGAGGCATCACTGTGGGAGCTGGGTGTGAGCAGCCAAACGAGCCCCcacctggctggggctggggctggggccaggatgggaagaaggaaggaggaagaaccacCAGAGGCCAACGTTGCGATGCGACACAGGTTttattgcagctcccaagggaggaggCACACGGGGAAGAGCACGGTGTGTGGCCACGGCGAGGCCACGGTCTCCGTGTAGAGGTGCGGAGTGCAACCCAGCACCAGCCGtgccgcaggaggaggcacccGGCGCTTGGCTACGCTGTCACTGGGCAGCGCAGCTGGGAGCGCAGCTGAAGCGGGGCAGGAGGACACTCCCGGCGGGCTCTGTCCGGGCATGAGGCAGTCGAGCACAGTcgcgagctgagctggggagccgagcggagcaggagcccttgctgggtgccagggctcggGAGGTGCCGGTGGATTTCGGGAGCTGTCCTTGGTGTGTGGCCGTGCCAAGTGTGGGGCTTAGCAGGGTCCGCAGCTGCCGCCGAGGTAGCGGCGGCCAAGGCCCAGGCCCCTGgaaccacagctcccaaagcccccagagcccccgaagcccccaaggcggccggaacccccaaagcctccaaggcctccaaagccacctccaaggcctccaaagcggcctccaaggcctccaaagccacctccaaggcctccaaagcctccaaaggtgccaccgtagccccctccaacaacaggggctcccaccgagctgacgccgctgtgctgcgggaaggagctgaggatgggtccaggtaaggtgagcactgtgggcgggggctggatcaccacggtggagtcagggcactgctgcacgcagggctcgttgtaggcatcagccaccggggccggggcggccaccccgtagggagacaaggcggacaaggcggagcaggacatccttcggcttggcaggggaagctgcgagacaaggcagagcccgggctcagcgcaacgccggagcactaacgcctcgcgctgctcgcggattgtgcccatgggcaccacgagaggctctggcgcatctcggcagccacagcaacagcaggcgccacactggacgtgcccctggagaccactttccctccttgagcactcccagctacaaactagcacagaggagagaggaaaagcaccctcgtccaacccagagggaaagtcccagagcacccagaagaggtggctgcaccgctccgctcaacacattgcatctaagccctgggacttccagcagccctccttcccgtagctctccaggagcaccaccccatccaaaacggtgacattatctaaagcggtggtggggcacacagcaagcaatacaccagagaagtcagtgctgagaaaggaaggaggcagagaaggtttggacttactgcgttgaggaaggagttcaagtggaggcagctggatagagggctgcaaagcccgcagctcttttatacctgttgcggaggccccgggcagcgagcagagggcggtTGCGGAAGCCCCAGTTAATCCGGCCGTAAAGCGGGCACACATCATGCATCAGCTAACGATGCGGGGCAATTCTGCCTCTCCGCGTTGGGGACACGTAATGACACGAAAGACAAGAGGCTCTCATAGCTGACAATAGCAGCAATAAAGCCCAACTGGTTCCTCAAATCGCAGCCGAGAGCGTCTGTACCAGGCCCCCCATGCAGACGGGCTGTGCCTGTGCCGAGCGCAATGCCCCTGCTCTTTGCACGGCCCTCCAGCGGTCCTGGCATCCCGCgttggggacaggcagggagacGGGGGAGACTTGGCGGTGCCCATGTGCCCCAGCGCCACGTGCCCCAGCCCTCACTGGTGCCGGGGGATGGCGGGCACTTGAGGGCCACCCCGGCAGTCCGGCATTGTGTCTCCATTTCCCATGACCTCCCGGCACCTCTGTTTACCAGCCCATAAAACGGGGCTAATAACACACGTGCTGCGTGCACCCAGCATTTACAAGTGCGTCTGCAAGACGCCCATTACTCTTTTACGTGTTCAAAGTGGGGGATTAGGAACATATCGGGGTTTATTGCTATTGTCGGCTATTACAGCGTGTTGTCTTTCATGTCATTATGTGTCACGGCTTTGCCCTCCCGGCACCGCCTTGCTCTCCGAGGCATGTTTGCCTGGCTGGTCCTCAGCGCAGTGGGGCAGAATTGCCCCGTGTCGTTAGCTGATGCATGACGCGTGCCCGCTTTACGGCCGGATTAACTGAGGCTTCCGCAaccgccctctgctcgctgcccagggcctccgcaacaggtataaaagagctgcgggctttgcagccctctatccagctgcctccacttgaactccttcctcaacgcagtaagtccaaaccttctctgcctccttcctttctcagcactgacttctctggtgtattgcttgctgtgtgccccaccaccgctttagataatgtcaccgttttggatggggtggtgctcctggagagctacgggaaggagggctgctggaagtcccagggcttagatgcaatgtgttgagcggagcggtgcagccacctcttctgggtgctctgggactttccctctgggttggacgagggtgcttttcctctctcctctgtgctagtttgtagctgggagcgctcaaggagggaaagtggtctccaggggcacgtccagtgtggcgcctgctgttgctgtggctgccgagatgcgccagagcctctcgtggtgcccatgggcacaatccgcgagcagcgcgaggcgttagtgctccggcgttgcgctgagcccgggctctgccttgtctcgcagcttcccctgccaagccgaaggatgtcctgctccgccttgtccgccttgtctccctacggggtggccgccccggccccggtggctgatgcctacaacgagccctgcgtgcagcagtgccctgactccaccgtggtgatccagcccccgcccacagtgctcaccttacctggacccatcctcagctccttcccgcagcacagcggcatcagctcggtgggagcccctgttgttggagggggctacggtggcacctttggaggctttggaggccttggaggtggctttggaggccttggaggtggctttggaggccttggaggctttgggggttccggccgccttgggggcttcgggggctctgggggctttgggagctgtggttcCAGGGGCCTGGGCCTTGGCCGCCGCTACCTCGGCGGCAGCTGCGGACCCTGCTAAGCCCCACACTTGGCACGGCCACACACCAAGCACGGCTCCCGAAATCCACCGGCACCTCccgagccctggcacccagcaaggCCTCACTCCCGCATGAGTGACAGCGCAGCTGAGTGCCgggtgcctcctcctgcggcaGAAGTGGTGCTCGTTGCTGCTCTACACCTCTGCACGGAGAGCGTGGCCTCGCCGTGGCCaggaccctgctcttccccacgtgcctcctcccttgggagctgcaataaAAGCTATGTTGCATCGCAATGTTGGCGCCTGgtggtccttcctccttccccacctgcccgcagccccagcccagactccTTTGGGCTCTCCCAGCTCGCACAGCATCAcgcctggggcctgggggcaccTTGCTTGGTGCATCATAACTGCCGCTCGCCCTGTAGCTGGGCCACGGAGAGCACATCTCGTGAGCTGCCCCCCGTCACCCAGCAGCACTGAACCGCCCGCTGTGTTTCTAAGTCCCACTTTGCACGCGCCAAAGGGTTGTGGGCATTGTGCAGAAgctcttggaaatgccctgcacagCCAGCACGGGTGTTTGTTCCTGCCCTTCATGGGCTGGTAAAGAGTCCCCCTCagaggtcaggggaaatggggaaAGCATCTTTGCctgcttggggctgctgctgagcaccagccgtcctgctctgcctgcacgGGTGTCGGAGGCTTGCAGAAGGGTTACCGAGACATATCCACGTCTCCCCAGATTCCCTTCCGGTTGGGGAATTTGGGCTTTGAGGGATCCTGCTTCCTCTCAACGACCCTGGAAAGCGCAGGGGCATCCCGTGTCGCAAAAGCAGTGATGCACTTCgctcctaagagggaagcagcactacgtttattgcagtaagacagcgacttaacaaagttcaatcgtaaataagaacgatgtaatgaggttcgattggcaaggttcactcagttatttactgcgtgaaggacagggtcagatgcgtgtgcaacggagaccccgccgttgagtcacgaggttcagactggacccccttgctttctaaactccttcggagaggagccaaggtgcggctgaatccagccctagtctcagacttggtcagcggtttatgtctaagggattatgtgtgcaattagtcagagatataactcagcaaagtttcgtgaagttcgcaaaagttcagcatgctgttaatcactttgcgaggatctgtcgcaggtaaggaatctctcaacctcgaggggtatccttgagaggcgtccctgctcaaggggaggttctgcagtgcagcccgctgcgaagcaggagagctcaaggggctctgggctgccccctatttatgggggggagatgattgactcatagtcatatttgcatactagacgggccttagctggcgcatgctcaaccagcccctacatacgtgctgtttacagggaggtcaggttgagggggagagagcacatcagtgttggggggggggggggaaaggagcacaccgtcacatccCGTCACCTGCGAGGGCAGAAACTCTGAGCAAGAGGTTGACGTGAATATGGCCCGGAGGGCCCTTCCTTCCTCAATGCTCTTAGCATCATGCAATGCTAGTGCTGCATGGTGCCTTGCACAGAGACGGTGGCTACCAGGGGAAGAGTCAAAGGAGCAGGGCAGCACATTGGTGCCTGTTGGGGAGTTCATGAAAAATGCTTCATGCACGAttgtgaagagagagaaagggcaaaaaggAGCCAAATGGCAAAGCCAGGCATGGCTCTATTCCACATGCGCCCATCCCGCTCCTGCGCCCGAGCTGAAGTTCTCCTGTATCCTTTTTCCCTTTGGGAGGTTtcctttccaggtgtcctgccccagcagagccatgtccccagggCTGGAGTTGGGCACTACAGGGGAAATGCAGGGAAGAGCTTCTGCTGGAGCGGTGGGGCAAAAGATGAGCTCAAGGGAGATCTTGGatcagcagaaggaggaggaggaaggaagctgaaGGAGCTTGAGGAAAGGTTGGTGGTGTGTGGCGGTGGTTGGGCACCCTCTCCCCTACGGAGCCATTTCCTCAGCAGAGGTTCTGCCTGGGGCCTTTGGCCTTGGGGTGGCTCTGGCTGGGTGCACCAGCCCCGTGGCCCTGGGGGTGGACGCagcccatgggaacaggggtgaaagGGCACCAAGTGGCCTGTGGTGCCCAATACCTCTCCTTGGGCTTGGTGTGGGGGAGCCCaagctgggaagaaaagggggagagaaaagagtgAAAAGGCGTTGCAGAAGGAGCCACATGCGTCCTGCGCTGTGGGCGACCGT of the Apteryx mantelli isolate bAptMan1 chromosome 31, bAptMan1.hap1, whole genome shotgun sequence genome contains:
- the LOC136994631 gene encoding claw keratin-like; the protein is MSCSALSALSPYGVAAPAPVADAYNEPCVQQCPDSTVVIQPPPTVLTLPGPILSSFPQHSGVSSVGAPVVGGGYGGTFGGFGGLGGGFGGLGGRFGGLGGGFGGLGGFGGSGRLGGFGGSGGFGSCGSRGLGLGRRYLGGSCGPC